Below is a genomic region from Synergistaceae bacterium.
ACCGCTTCAGCCGAGGCTGCCACGATTATCAGCGACCTGCGCAGCATGAAGGCGGCGTCCCTGATGCTCTACGCGGACAGTATGGATGTTTTTGAGAACACCACCTACACCCTGACGATCACCTACCTGACGCCCTACGTGGACAACCCGGCGAAGTACATGATTACGGGCAATCCTTACGGTCTCTCGGTGGATACGAATGAGAGATGGTGGGTATACTACGACCTGACCCACAAAAGCAGCGAGGTCAAGTCCAAGCTGCAGGGCAGAGCCCAGAGCACGGGGCTTCTGAAGAGCACGAACCTGACGGACAGCTACATAAGCTCCGCCGGGACCGTGTGGATGGTGGCCCGGTAGCGCACGCGGCGGGGCGGGCAGTTTGCGACCCCCTTCGGGGGGTTTTTTGTTTGTTGTTGTAAATTTTTAAAAAAATTCTAAGAATGATATAGAATTAGGTCTAAAGTCCTATTGATATAGAGTAAATAAGCCTTATACTTTTCGCCAAAAGCTCCAGAGCGAATGAGCAGTTGGTTGATCCGGAGCGAAAAAG
It encodes:
- a CDS encoding prepilin-type N-terminal cleavage/methylation domain-containing protein, translating into MIKVRKGFTLVELLIVIVIIGILASAMLLSSGAATASAEAATIISDLRSMKAASLMLYADSMDVFENTTYTLTITYLTPYVDNPAKYMITGNPYGLSVDTNERWWVYYDLTHKSSEVKSKLQGRAQSTGLLKSTNLTDSYISSAGTVWMVAR